A segment of the Bacillus pseudomycoides genome:
TTAGAAGAGGGACCGTATTCGATAAGATGGTTGGCGAAAATAAATGAATCAATGGAATATTTTCAACCACTCAAAGAGGAAAAACATTCTATTGAGTGGCTCATGAAAACACAAGAACGGTTAAAAAAGCGCGTGCAAGAAGGTCCGTTTACAGTGGAATGGATTGATTTTTATTTAGAAGAAGCGTTACGAAAAGGAATCAAAGAAGTGGGGATTGTGGATCACCTTTATCGTTTTTATGAGGCAAAGGGGTATTACGAGAAGTATGTAGATATTAGTGATTCAAAGCTGGGACATTTACAAAAAGAATGGCTAGATCAAGTACGGGTAGCCTCGATTTCTGATTTTACAAAAGCAATCCAAGAGGCCAAGGAACGTTGGAGAGAAAGAGGAGTAGTACTGCGCCTTGGGATTGAAGCTGATTATTTTATCGGTGGCGAGCAAGAGTTAGAAGATTTATTAGCATTAGGAGATTGGGATTACGTAATTGGTTCTGTACATTTTATTGATGGATGGGGATTTGATAACCCAGATACGAAAGAATATTTTGAAAATCATGATTTATATGCATTATATGATACGTTTTTTGCAACAGTCGAAAAAGCAATCCATTCTAAATTATTTGATATTGTAGCTCATCTGGATAATATAAAAGTATTTAATTATCGATTAGATGAAAATGTACAGATTCCATATTATGAAAGTATCGCTAGGGCATTAATAGAAACAAATACAGCAACAGAAGTAAATGCTGGGTTATATTATCGTTATCCTGTTCGAGAAATGTGTCCAAGTCCACTTTATTTACAAGTGCTAGCGAAATATAAAGTACCAATTACTCTTTCCTCAGATGCTCATTACCCAAATGATTTAGGGAATTATGTCCAGGGAAATGTAAAAACATTACGTAATCATGGTATTTCTCATGTAGCTACATTTGAAAAACGGGTGAGGAAGATGCAACGTATAGAAAAAGAACCAACAACGATTTCAAAGTGAAAATGATTTTGTGATGAA
Coding sequences within it:
- a CDS encoding histidinol phosphate phosphatase domain-containing protein, encoding MKVDYHLHLEEGPYSIRWLAKINESMEYFQPLKEEKHSIEWLMKTQERLKKRVQEGPFTVEWIDFYLEEALRKGIKEVGIVDHLYRFYEAKGYYEKYVDISDSKLGHLQKEWLDQVRVASISDFTKAIQEAKERWRERGVVLRLGIEADYFIGGEQELEDLLALGDWDYVIGSVHFIDGWGFDNPDTKEYFENHDLYALYDTFFATVEKAIHSKLFDIVAHLDNIKVFNYRLDENVQIPYYESIARALIETNTATEVNAGLYYRYPVREMCPSPLYLQVLAKYKVPITLSSDAHYPNDLGNYVQGNVKTLRNHGISHVATFEKRVRKMQRIEKEPTTISK